One window from the genome of Vespula pensylvanica isolate Volc-1 chromosome 19, ASM1446617v1, whole genome shotgun sequence encodes:
- the LOC122635730 gene encoding glycoprotein-N-acetylgalactosamine 3-beta-galactosyltransferase 1-like: MSFYPLQRRSTFLIGFGIGFFLASLFYFIGSFVNENAIYNEKKWQYQHYSDDLSIVWMTPINLFSRGIKFRNWVKSNWTKGLENVSYNKWFAMYNLQRNAIDMDRYLYEPESANISQKLVTLESDWLKSKIFITCIVFVEKVKLGRSIKDTWGSHCNRIYFFGQRIQDSQIPIINFTIKFQSSWHFLCEIMNYIWKDDEVKQWILFVKDDMMVILENLRYIVAPLNYEENYYLGHAVVMWGQPYNVAQAGYVLSKGSLRKMTEMFNTSQKCAAGGKYWKKEDYYLGKHLSSMGILPMDTRDEYLRGTFHGYALNNLLWGIAKPGSYWTHALYPPQKECCSSMSVTFSATEADKMFTFNYLLYNLHIFTKKGVFGNKHAPTSFPEEDVWKIALKEEFNITHLNEISSDAYYEIWHSKYSEPEQLIFKNYRNNSNVLTSILTAYESRSQASDKLSLK; this comes from the exons ATGTCCTTCTATCCATTACAACGAAGATCTACATTTCTAATTGGATTTGGAATTGGCTTTTTTCTAGCCTCGTTATTTTACTTCATAGGAAGTTTTGTTAATGAAAATGCTATctataatgagaaaaaatggCAGTATCAACATTATTCGGACGATTTATCTATAGTGTGGATGACACCTATAAATTTGTTCTCTCGAGGAATTAAGTTTCGTAATTGGGTCAAAAGCAATTGGACAAAGGGATTAGAAAATGTATCGTACAATAAGTGGTTTGCaatgtataatttacaaagaaatgcAATAGATATGGATCGTTATTTATATGAACCAGAATCAGCAAATATTTCACAGAAACTTGTAACATTGGAATCAGATTGGTTAAAatccaaaatatttattacatgtaTTGTTTTTGTGGAGAAAGTTAAATTAGGCAGATCCATAAAAGACACTTGGGGTAGTCATTgcaatcgaatttatttttttggacAGCGAATACAAGATTCCCAAATACCaatcataaattttacaataaaatttcaatcttcTTGGCATTTTTTATGtgaaattatgaattatatatggAAAGATGATGAGGTCAAGCAATGGATACTTTTTGTAAAAGATGATATGATGGTGATTTTGGAAAACTTACGTTATATAGTTGCTCCATTAAActatgaagaaaattattatttgggTCATGCTGTTGTAATGTGGGGTCAACCGTATAATGTTGCTCAAGCAGGTTATGTATTAAGCAAAGGATCGCTTAGAAAAATGACGGAAATGTTCAATACGTCCCAAAAATGTGCTGCTGGTGGAAAATACTGGAAAAAAGAGGATTATTATCTTG GAAAACATCTGTCATCTATGGGTATTCTTCCTATGGATACACGGGATGAATATTTAAGAGGAACTTTTCATGGTTAtgctttaaataatttattatgggGAATTGCAAAACCTGGTAGTTATTGGACACATGCTTTATATCCTCCACAAAAAGAATGTTGCTCTTCTATGTCTGTGACATTCAGTGCTACTGAAGCTGATAAAATGTTTACTttcaattatttgttatacaaTTTACATATCTTTACCAAGAAAGGAGTTTTTGGAAATAAACATGCTCCTACATCTTTTCCAGAAGAAGAT gTATGGAAGATCGCattgaaagaagaatttaatatCACTCACTTGAATGAAATTTCTAGTGATGCATATTATGAAATATGGCATTCAAAATATTCTGAACCTgagcaattaatttttaaaaattatcgaaataattcaaatgtaTTAACTTCTATCTTAACAGCTTATGAATCTAGAAGTCAAGCATCTGATAagttatcattaaaataa